One part of the Aurantibacillus circumpalustris genome encodes these proteins:
- a CDS encoding TetR/AcrR family transcriptional regulator yields MEPQEKILKTALGLFFKYGIKHITMDDIAKELGMSKKTIYQFYKEKDDLVNQLCNIQLLEQERHFDEMNKSAKDPIHEIMLISEMMMTMMQNINPMFFLDLQKFYPTGFQRFQSFKENCAYKNVLTNIKKGIELGVYRADLDVEFASRLRMAQIDMLMFGNYFSFERVSFAKTNTLVLDIFVFGICTIKGHKLFNNYKKINEEE; encoded by the coding sequence ATGGAGCCACAAGAAAAAATATTAAAAACAGCATTAGGGTTATTTTTTAAATATGGAATAAAGCATATTACCATGGATGATATTGCCAAAGAGCTTGGTATGTCTAAGAAAACGATCTATCAATTTTACAAGGAGAAGGATGATTTAGTAAATCAGCTTTGCAATATTCAGTTGCTTGAGCAAGAGCGTCATTTTGATGAAATGAACAAATCGGCTAAAGATCCCATTCATGAAATAATGTTAATTTCTGAAATGATGATGACGATGATGCAAAACATTAACCCCATGTTTTTCCTCGATTTACAAAAATTTTACCCAACAGGCTTTCAAAGATTTCAATCATTCAAAGAAAATTGCGCTTATAAAAACGTACTGACAAATATTAAAAAAGGAATTGAGTTAGGCGTTTACCGCGCTGATTTGGATGTGGAATTTGCTTCGCGATTACGAATGGCACAAATAGACATGCTAATGTTTGGGAATTATTTCAGTTTTGAAAGAGTAAGTTTTGCAAAAACCAACACGTTGGTGTTGGATATTTTTGTTTTTGGGATCTGCACAATAAAAGGACACAAATTATTTAATAATTATAAAAAAATAAACGAAGAAGAATAA
- a CDS encoding TolC family protein: protein MKHITKYALILTLMVMVHQTKSQDNKTSFSLQEAIDYSLKHSPNYLNAELDLKSADYKRREITGLGLPQINGSIDLKDYLELPTSLLPLQAFDKTAPADAYQAVKFGTKYNSTAGLSFSQLIFSSDYIFGLKASKEFMNLSKISVARSKADLTSQVAKAYYMVLISKERIKLLTANISKLKKIFDDTKALNEQGFAELIDVERLEVQYNNLVTEKEKTVKLIGLTESALKFQMGYGINETIVLTDSLQIEKEQAELSSNNIDVTQRPDFKLLQAQQTLLDIDVKRLKWGYLPTLAAYGSYQYNTQRNSLTFSTDKNDPTKQKQWYKIALIGVTLNVNVFDGLQRHYKIQQAKITSLKNQNTLKTIQMGAELEASVAGISYNNAYSSMLSQKRNMELADHVYETAQKKYQGGVGNNIEIINAETSLKESQTNYLNAVYDMIIAKIDYQKATGTLVK from the coding sequence ATGAAACACATTACAAAATATGCATTAATTCTTACCCTGATGGTAATGGTGCATCAAACAAAATCACAAGACAATAAAACAAGCTTTAGCTTGCAGGAGGCGATTGATTATTCGCTTAAGCATAGTCCAAATTATTTGAACGCGGAATTGGATTTAAAAAGTGCTGATTACAAGCGAAGAGAAATTACCGGACTTGGTCTCCCTCAAATTAATGGTAGCATTGATTTAAAGGACTACTTAGAATTGCCGACCTCTTTACTTCCTCTGCAAGCTTTTGATAAAACGGCACCTGCCGATGCCTATCAAGCAGTTAAGTTTGGAACAAAATACAATTCAACAGCTGGTTTAAGTTTTTCTCAATTAATCTTTAGTAGTGATTATATATTCGGCTTAAAGGCATCGAAAGAATTTATGAATCTTTCTAAAATATCCGTTGCCAGAAGTAAAGCAGATTTAACTTCTCAAGTCGCAAAGGCATATTATATGGTACTTATTAGTAAGGAACGCATTAAGTTACTCACTGCAAATATAAGTAAGTTGAAGAAAATTTTTGACGATACCAAAGCGCTTAACGAACAAGGTTTTGCTGAACTTATTGATGTTGAAAGGCTAGAAGTTCAGTACAATAATCTTGTAACTGAAAAAGAAAAGACAGTTAAACTAATTGGTTTAACTGAATCGGCGTTAAAATTTCAAATGGGATATGGAATTAATGAAACAATTGTTTTGACAGATAGTTTGCAGATTGAAAAAGAACAAGCAGAATTATCCTCAAATAATATTGACGTTACACAGCGGCCGGATTTTAAATTATTACAGGCACAACAGACTTTGTTGGATATAGATGTAAAACGACTTAAGTGGGGATACTTGCCAACATTGGCAGCTTATGGTTCTTATCAGTATAATACACAAAGGAACTCGTTGACTTTTTCAACGGATAAAAATGATCCAACAAAACAAAAACAATGGTATAAGATTGCATTAATTGGTGTTACGCTGAATGTAAATGTATTTGATGGGTTACAGCGTCATTACAAAATACAACAAGCTAAAATAACTTCATTAAAGAATCAAAATACGCTTAAAACAATTCAGATGGGCGCTGAGTTGGAGGCTAGTGTAGCTGGTATTTCTTACAATAATGCATATTCGAGTATGCTTTCGCAAAAACGAAATATGGAATTAGCGGATCACGTTTATGAAACTGCGCAAAAAAAGTATCAGGGTGGTGTTGGAAATAATATTGAAATTATTAACGCAGAAACTTCATTGAAAGAATCTCAGACCAACTACCTAAATGCAGTGTATGATATGATAATCGCTAAGATCGACTATCAAAAAGCAACCGGAACCTTAGTTAAATAA
- a CDS encoding efflux RND transporter periplasmic adaptor subunit, with product MNKNSLLILAVTILLVACGGGVSDKKAELEKLKKERASLETKILALEEEEAKTDTTAAEKLTDVVVKPLMPVTFKSYIEVQGRVDAEESVSLATEMPGTVTKINVKAGDRVTKGQILAETDARAMLQQLADLQVNLELSKQVFEKQKNLWEQKIGTEIQYLQSKNTKESLELKISALQEQLRMTKIISPIDGTVDLVNLKIGQAVAPGYGVINVVNFSNLKVKADVAETYASRVKNNNEVLVMFPDMNDTVISKINYASRGINALTRTFAVEVLLNGKKEFHPNTVAKLKINDYQSAKPVIVVPVKFIQKTSDASYVMVSANGVAVQKMVTVGREYNGVAEILTGLKEGDLMITQGYDLVNDGTKINAKK from the coding sequence ATGAATAAAAATTCTCTACTCATACTGGCTGTAACAATCCTATTGGTTGCCTGCGGTGGTGGCGTTTCTGATAAAAAAGCAGAACTTGAAAAATTGAAAAAAGAAAGGGCAAGCTTAGAAACAAAAATTTTAGCCTTAGAAGAAGAAGAAGCAAAAACGGATACTACTGCAGCTGAAAAGCTTACGGATGTTGTAGTAAAGCCGCTTATGCCAGTAACCTTTAAATCTTATATAGAAGTACAAGGAAGAGTAGATGCGGAAGAAAGTGTTTCTTTGGCAACAGAAATGCCAGGAACGGTGACAAAAATTAATGTAAAAGCGGGTGATCGCGTTACTAAGGGGCAAATTCTTGCCGAAACAGATGCGCGCGCGATGCTACAACAATTGGCAGATCTTCAAGTAAATTTGGAGTTATCAAAGCAAGTATTTGAAAAACAAAAGAATTTATGGGAGCAAAAAATCGGAACTGAAATTCAATACCTACAAAGTAAAAACACAAAAGAAAGTTTAGAGTTGAAAATTTCTGCGCTTCAAGAGCAATTGCGTATGACAAAAATAATATCTCCAATTGATGGAACGGTTGACCTAGTAAATCTTAAGATTGGTCAAGCGGTTGCACCCGGTTACGGTGTAATTAATGTGGTTAATTTTTCTAATTTAAAAGTAAAAGCCGATGTCGCTGAAACTTACGCTTCACGTGTAAAAAATAATAATGAAGTATTGGTAATGTTTCCAGATATGAACGACACAGTAATATCTAAAATTAACTACGCATCTCGTGGAATAAATGCATTAACCAGAACTTTTGCTGTTGAGGTATTATTAAATGGAAAGAAAGAATTTCATCCAAATACTGTCGCTAAATTAAAAATAAACGATTACCAATCAGCGAAACCAGTAATTGTTGTGCCGGTTAAATTTATTCAGAAAACCTCAGATGCAAGTTATGTCATGGTAAGTGCAAATGGTGTTGCAGTGCAAAAAATGGTTACAGTTGGACGCGAATACAATGGTGTTGCAGAAATACTTACCGGTTTAAAGGAGGGTGATTTAATGATTACTCAAGGGTATGACCTTGTTAATGATGGCACAAAAATAAACGCAAAAAAGTAA
- a CDS encoding efflux RND transporter permease subunit encodes MLDKIKEFKPSSWAIDNKMTVYLITIFICIAGIMSYNSLPKENFPDITVPTIFISTVNGGNSPTNIENTITKPIEKRLKSISGVKKFNSTSLQDVSVIVVEFRTDVKVEVAKQKVKDAVDEARADMPQTLTKEPMIKEIAFSEIPIMYINVAGNYDLKQLKKYAEDLQDRIEGLKEINEVKIVGALDREIQVNIDAYKMQAAQLTFYDISSAISRENLSITGGNVPLEGMKPTLSIKGEFKDPKELENIIISSASGAKLFLRDIAEVKDGFKEKESYSSKKGKNVITLNIIKRSGENLIDAADKIKGIIAQMEKTDFPKGLDITVSGDQSAKTKTTLQELINTIIIGFILVTIVLMFFMGVTNALFVALSVPLSMFIAFMIMPSIGFSFNMIVLFAFLLALGIVVDDAIVVIENTHRLFANGKRDIKTAAKMAAGEVFLPVLSGTITTLAPFIPLAFWSGIIGKFMYFLPITLIISLLASLFVAYIINPVFAVDFMKSHEEEQANYGKLNKKARMQLLLYGVLALFSYLSGSIGIGNFIVFLAFFLVLHRLWLYKAIEAWQFKIWPNFVNAYVKVLEWCLRKPWRPVAAVVGLFFFSIFFFVVRSPSVVFFPQGDPNNVYVYVKLPEGTDPAVTNEMMRKVESKVYSVIDENDPVVESMISNVTIGVTDPQDGDQNSYPNKGKIAINFVEFEKRHGKSTSEYLTKLQGLNWELPGAEIAVNKEQSGPPQAKPITVEVSGDDFQELVENADAFETFLKKAKVEGVDNLKSDFVSNKPEIVFDIDRERAQREGLSTSQVAMEIRSAVYGNEATKFRDVDDEYPVNLRFEYNQRRDIETIRNLKITYRDMNMGGAIRSVPISAVSDIRYDYTYAGIKRKNNTRLITLSADVKEGYNANEVAAKVKNIMKGYQATGAVNVKFAGQDEEQAETMAFLGRAMMIAIGLMLLVLVGLFNSLGKPLIILSEILFSIIGVLLGVAVFKMDMSIIMTGVGIIALGGIVVRNGILLVEFAEFAREGGMNLYDATVEAGRTRMTPVILTAIAAVLGLIPLAVGLNINFETLFTHLNPHIFFGGDSVVFWGPLSWTMIFGLIFATILTLLLIPSMYLIAERLKRKSVIILKHFDLPTAAMYIPFLILVLRLILYIRGRKLDYGNLDY; translated from the coding sequence ATGTTAGATAAAATAAAAGAATTCAAACCGTCCAGTTGGGCAATAGACAACAAAATGACTGTCTATTTGATTACCATCTTTATTTGTATTGCAGGTATAATGTCCTACAATTCTTTGCCAAAAGAAAATTTCCCAGACATAACGGTTCCAACTATATTCATCAGTACAGTTAATGGTGGAAACTCTCCTACTAATATTGAAAATACGATTACAAAACCGATAGAAAAGAGATTAAAATCGATTTCTGGTGTAAAAAAGTTTAACAGTACTTCTTTACAAGACGTTTCTGTAATTGTGGTAGAATTTAGGACCGATGTAAAGGTAGAGGTTGCAAAACAAAAAGTGAAAGACGCTGTGGACGAAGCACGCGCTGATATGCCTCAAACTTTAACAAAGGAACCAATGATTAAGGAAATTGCTTTTTCTGAAATCCCTATTATGTACATAAACGTTGCCGGTAATTACGATTTAAAGCAATTAAAAAAATACGCTGAAGATTTACAAGACAGAATCGAAGGTCTAAAGGAAATTAACGAAGTAAAAATAGTTGGTGCGCTCGATCGCGAGATTCAGGTAAATATTGATGCCTATAAAATGCAAGCTGCGCAACTAACATTTTATGATATTTCAAGCGCTATTTCAAGAGAAAATCTTTCCATCACCGGTGGTAATGTGCCACTCGAAGGTATGAAACCAACTTTAAGTATTAAAGGTGAGTTTAAAGATCCTAAAGAACTTGAAAATATTATTATTTCATCTGCTTCAGGCGCTAAACTTTTCTTAAGAGATATTGCTGAAGTAAAAGATGGGTTTAAAGAAAAGGAAAGTTACTCTAGTAAAAAAGGTAAAAATGTAATTACACTTAATATTATTAAACGCTCGGGTGAAAATTTAATTGATGCTGCTGATAAGATTAAGGGAATCATTGCTCAAATGGAAAAAACAGATTTCCCTAAAGGGCTTGATATTACTGTAAGTGGCGACCAAAGTGCTAAAACTAAAACGACTCTTCAAGAACTTATCAATACAATTATTATCGGATTTATTTTGGTAACCATTGTATTAATGTTTTTTATGGGCGTTACGAATGCACTTTTTGTGGCACTTTCGGTTCCGCTTTCTATGTTTATTGCCTTTATGATTATGCCGAGTATCGGCTTCTCATTTAATATGATTGTACTCTTTGCATTTTTACTCGCGCTGGGTATTGTGGTGGATGATGCGATTGTTGTAATAGAAAACACACATCGATTATTTGCAAACGGTAAACGCGATATCAAGACTGCTGCTAAAATGGCTGCAGGTGAAGTGTTCTTACCTGTACTTTCAGGAACCATTACAACCTTAGCGCCGTTTATTCCTTTAGCTTTTTGGTCTGGTATCATTGGAAAATTCATGTACTTTCTTCCTATTACTTTAATCATTTCGTTACTCGCATCGTTATTCGTTGCCTATATTATTAATCCGGTTTTTGCGGTAGACTTTATGAAGTCGCACGAAGAAGAGCAAGCAAACTATGGTAAGCTAAATAAAAAGGCAAGAATGCAATTATTACTGTACGGTGTTTTAGCATTATTCAGTTATTTAAGTGGTAGTATAGGGATAGGTAATTTTATTGTTTTTCTTGCTTTCTTTTTAGTGTTGCATAGATTGTGGTTGTACAAAGCAATAGAAGCTTGGCAATTTAAAATATGGCCTAACTTTGTTAATGCATACGTAAAAGTATTAGAGTGGTGTTTGCGTAAACCATGGAGACCTGTGGCTGCAGTAGTTGGATTGTTCTTTTTCTCTATTTTCTTTTTTGTAGTGCGTAGTCCGTCAGTTGTATTTTTTCCGCAAGGTGATCCAAACAACGTATATGTTTATGTAAAATTGCCAGAAGGAACAGATCCAGCAGTTACAAATGAAATGATGCGCAAAGTTGAAAGTAAAGTTTATAGTGTAATTGATGAAAACGATCCGGTAGTTGAATCTATGATTTCTAATGTAACTATTGGTGTAACAGATCCACAGGATGGGGATCAAAATTCTTATCCAAATAAAGGAAAGATCGCGATTAATTTTGTTGAGTTTGAAAAACGTCATGGTAAGTCTACATCAGAATATCTAACAAAACTCCAAGGTTTGAACTGGGAATTGCCTGGGGCGGAAATTGCAGTAAATAAAGAACAATCTGGTCCGCCACAAGCTAAACCAATTACCGTTGAAGTTTCTGGCGATGATTTTCAGGAATTGGTTGAGAATGCGGATGCGTTTGAAACTTTTCTTAAGAAAGCAAAAGTGGAAGGTGTTGATAATCTAAAATCAGATTTTGTAAGTAATAAACCTGAAATTGTTTTTGACATCGATCGTGAACGCGCTCAACGTGAAGGTCTTTCTACCTCGCAGGTTGCAATGGAAATACGAAGTGCTGTATATGGTAACGAGGCGACGAAATTTAGAGACGTTGATGATGAATATCCTGTAAACCTTCGTTTTGAATACAATCAGCGTAGAGATATTGAAACAATCAGAAACTTAAAAATCACCTACCGTGATATGAATATGGGTGGAGCAATACGTAGTGTGCCAATTTCAGCGGTATCTGATATTCGCTATGATTACACTTATGCTGGTATTAAACGGAAAAATAATACACGATTAATTACTTTATCTGCAGACGTAAAAGAGGGGTATAACGCAAATGAGGTTGCCGCAAAAGTAAAAAATATCATGAAAGGCTACCAAGCAACGGGTGCTGTGAATGTTAAGTTTGCCGGACAAGATGAAGAACAGGCAGAAACAATGGCTTTTCTGGGTAGAGCAATGATGATAGCTATTGGTTTGATGTTATTAGTGTTGGTTGGTCTATTTAATTCATTAGGAAAACCACTCATTATTCTATCAGAGATTCTATTTAGTATTATTGGTGTGCTTCTTGGTGTGGCCGTTTTTAAAATGGATATGAGTATTATTATGACCGGAGTGGGTATTATTGCGCTTGGCGGAATTGTGGTGCGGAATGGTATTCTCCTGGTCGAGTTTGCCGAGTTTGCGCGTGAAGGCGGAATGAACTTGTATGATGCTACCGTGGAAGCAGGACGGACACGTATGACTCCAGTTATATTAACAGCGATTGCCGCTGTGTTAGGTTTGATTCCGCTGGCAGTGGGTTTGAATATTAATTTCGAAACATTATTCACACATTTAAATCCGCACATCTTTTTTGGTGGCGACAGTGTTGTGTTTTGGGGACCATTAAGCTGGACAATGATTTTCGGATTAATTTTCGCAACTATTTTAACGCTGTTATTAATTCCTTCTATGTACTTAATTGCAGAACGCTTAAAGCGTAAATCAGTTATTATTTTAAAACACTTTGATCTGCCAACAGCAGCTATGTATATTCCATTCTTAATCTTGGTTTTACGACTGATACTTTATATCAGAGGCCGAAAATTAGATTATGGTAATTTAGATTATTAA
- a CDS encoding tetratricopeptide repeat-containing sensor histidine kinase: MKFKIVPVLVLCCWFSGYSQNVDSLKKILNQFSQANALDSSRCSVLLILTEYAPEGEWEGYNAELKKISEANLKSKTLDRSKIRFFKSCLADAFNGEGFICQTSKSNSFKALENYRKSLTLREEIGDTLGIAESYNNIGGVYENQGNITKSIEYYHKSLRLNNLLKNNYGIAITLSNVGRIYSQQKNEDKALEYFQSSLVKHRESKNEEGEAITYNNIAVVYYKMGDTLKALYSYEKSLVLQDRLGNKPSKALLLNNIGLIFLNKGNFEKAIFNFNEGLEISEQSAYVKGIIFSLFNIGRFYTDKKNYSLAIFYTKKSLKLAAESGSSEDILHSSRALKKLYQTVNNYLAAYEMSELSSKMHDSIQNEYAKKENIRRQFQYEFDEKERILGQEQEAEKEIQKALFIQKQQYTVIVFVLIVFVLFTTFSAIYFRTVIVKRKRELAYKLLVKDSEIKALQAQMNPHFIFNSLNSGLELVRTSQKEKALSYLTKFSKLIRMILESSNKKMISLTEEIQILELYIELENMRFGDCFSYSLKVHKDLDADNIEIPALITQPFIENAILHGLQNKRSTCSEEGKSYKPQLDITLKRMDSYLKCVIEDNGIGRKKANEIKSKKLFHHQSLGMEVTKSRLNLVDENKSSVNFFDLVDSNEESAGTRVELNIPINEMF; this comes from the coding sequence ATGAAATTTAAAATTGTTCCAGTTTTGGTGTTGTGTTGTTGGTTTTCTGGATACTCACAAAATGTAGATTCGCTTAAAAAAATTCTAAATCAGTTTTCACAGGCAAATGCGCTGGATTCGTCCCGGTGCAGTGTTCTTCTAATTTTGACAGAATATGCTCCTGAGGGTGAGTGGGAAGGATATAATGCCGAACTTAAAAAAATTAGTGAAGCCAATCTTAAATCCAAAACTCTTGATAGAAGTAAAATCAGATTTTTTAAATCATGTTTGGCGGACGCCTTTAATGGAGAAGGTTTCATATGTCAGACAAGCAAGTCCAATAGTTTCAAAGCACTCGAAAACTACCGTAAAAGCCTAACATTGAGGGAGGAAATTGGCGACACGTTGGGAATAGCAGAATCCTATAATAATATTGGGGGAGTATATGAAAATCAGGGAAACATTACGAAGAGTATTGAATATTATCATAAAAGCCTGAGACTAAATAATCTTCTTAAAAACAATTATGGTATTGCTATAACACTTAGTAATGTTGGACGAATATACTCCCAACAAAAAAATGAAGATAAGGCTCTTGAATATTTTCAATCTAGTCTCGTAAAACATAGGGAATCAAAAAATGAGGAAGGGGAGGCAATAACATATAATAATATTGCGGTTGTGTATTATAAAATGGGCGACACACTCAAGGCTTTATATTCTTATGAGAAAAGTTTAGTGTTACAAGATAGACTTGGCAATAAGCCTAGTAAAGCCCTTTTACTCAATAACATTGGACTTATTTTTCTAAACAAGGGCAATTTCGAAAAGGCAATTTTTAACTTTAATGAAGGATTGGAAATATCGGAACAATCGGCCTACGTGAAGGGAATCATATTTTCACTGTTTAATATAGGTCGATTTTACACGGATAAAAAAAATTATTCATTAGCAATTTTTTATACAAAGAAGTCATTAAAATTGGCAGCTGAATCTGGATCTTCTGAAGACATACTTCATTCTTCAAGGGCGCTAAAAAAATTGTATCAAACAGTAAACAATTATCTGGCAGCCTATGAAATGTCTGAGTTAAGTTCAAAAATGCATGATAGCATACAAAACGAGTACGCAAAGAAGGAAAATATAAGACGACAATTTCAATATGAGTTTGACGAAAAGGAGAGAATTCTGGGACAGGAACAGGAGGCGGAAAAAGAAATACAAAAAGCTTTATTTATTCAAAAACAACAATACACCGTCATTGTTTTTGTCTTAATCGTTTTTGTTTTATTCACGACTTTTAGTGCAATTTATTTCCGTACTGTTATAGTAAAAAGGAAAAGGGAACTGGCTTATAAGTTGCTGGTGAAGGATTCTGAAATAAAAGCCTTGCAGGCTCAAATGAATCCACACTTTATTTTTAACTCATTAAACTCTGGGTTAGAATTGGTTAGAACGTCTCAAAAGGAGAAAGCGCTTTCATATCTCACTAAGTTTTCAAAACTTATACGAATGATCTTAGAATCCTCAAACAAGAAAATGATTTCTTTAACTGAAGAAATCCAGATTCTTGAATTGTATATAGAACTTGAGAATATGCGTTTTGGAGATTGTTTTAGTTATTCCTTAAAAGTTCACAAAGATCTTGATGCAGATAATATTGAAATTCCGGCTCTTATTACACAACCCTTTATCGAAAATGCAATTTTGCATGGATTACAAAATAAAAGGTCGACTTGTAGTGAAGAAGGAAAATCTTATAAACCCCAGCTTGATATAACTTTAAAAAGGATGGATTCTTATCTAAAATGTGTTATTGAAGATAATGGAATTGGTAGGAAAAAAGCAAATGAGATAAAAAGTAAGAAGTTATTTCATCATCAATCACTAGGAATGGAAGTTACAAAAAGTCGTTTAAATTTAGTTGACGAGAATAAATCCAGTGTTAATTTTTTTGACCTTGTTGATTCGAATGAAGAATCTGCTGGAACACGCGTGGAATTGAATATACCAATAAATGAAATGTTTTGA
- a CDS encoding LytR/AlgR family response regulator transcription factor, which translates to MITAVIIEDEINNANYLKGLIQEHTPEIKLLGIAMSLSEGISLVRKTNPSLIFLDVELQNENGFDLLNQIQRKDISVVFTTAHERYALRAIKLAALDYLLKPIDPVDLIAAIKKVNNNLNRSSPENGLNLFLENLRTMSTQKKIAIAAATSTVVVEIRNIIYMKAEGPYTHIFMRNGDRIMSSRHLKEYEEFLTDFNFFRIHRSFFVNLSEIAQYAKTDGGYVIMSTGDRVDVSDKKRAELLNELSTEIIFLK; encoded by the coding sequence ATGATAACAGCTGTAATAATAGAAGATGAAATAAACAATGCAAATTATTTAAAAGGATTAATACAAGAACACACTCCTGAAATAAAGCTTTTGGGAATTGCTATGAGTTTGTCAGAAGGCATTTCTCTTGTGCGTAAAACAAATCCTTCACTTATTTTTTTGGATGTGGAGTTGCAAAACGAAAATGGTTTTGATCTTCTCAATCAGATACAACGGAAAGACATTTCTGTAGTATTTACAACAGCTCACGAACGCTATGCGCTAAGAGCCATCAAATTAGCTGCTTTGGACTATTTATTAAAACCTATAGACCCAGTTGATTTAATTGCTGCAATCAAAAAAGTGAACAACAATTTGAATAGAAGTTCTCCAGAAAACGGGTTAAATCTTTTTTTGGAGAATTTAAGAACAATGAGTACTCAAAAAAAGATTGCTATTGCAGCAGCGACGTCAACAGTTGTCGTTGAAATAAGAAATATCATATATATGAAAGCAGAAGGTCCATATACTCATATATTCATGCGTAACGGTGACAGGATTATGAGTTCCAGGCATCTTAAAGAATACGAGGAATTTCTTACGGATTTTAATTTTTTTAGAATTCACAGGTCTTTTTTTGTCAACCTTTCTGAAATTGCTCAATATGCTAAAACTGATGGCGGATATGTTATAATGAGCACAGGAGACCGTGTTGATGTTTCAGATAAAAAAAGGGCTGAACTATTGAATGAACTGTCTACAGAGATAATCTTTCTAAAGTAG
- a CDS encoding sensor histidine kinase, translating to MSIRISWKEITKLVALKFEKLVLIGSSGESLSEKEREYIIYTNRIMYSLIVFQYLLIVITLPFSRDIGLILVELLLPLATAIGQIFKWLKKFYLSSSFLIIISVIVIVSLDKIYYRSQGEEGGFFLYVFLILFIFNKTLRYSTYSSLKKAILYLYPICGILFWFLNFILSKNMNAMHQISINSMFFINVIFVFAIMMFLLMLQISLNNKLAKKVQNKQRKIVKIIEKNNFYAINAGIVAEEKEKKRFSEELHDSVGQLLATTISNMDLLTIEETSDKLTQETVSSCMALLRMAMSEVRSISHNLMPAVLIDFGLCEAINGVCTNARLKNGLKIVFYSERDIKNEFRPGNEISLHLYRIVQESVGNILKHSGATNASITLISNRDHYVLSVIDDGKGFSNNAKRGNGLSNIKKRAYAIGAELIIESELSIGTTVTVNIKKDKKNNLHECKHELAEN from the coding sequence ATGAGTATAAGGATAAGTTGGAAAGAGATTACAAAATTAGTCGCCCTTAAATTTGAAAAGTTAGTTTTAATTGGAAGTTCAGGTGAAAGTCTGTCTGAAAAGGAAAGAGAGTATATCATTTATACTAATAGAATAATGTATAGTCTGATAGTTTTTCAATATCTGTTAATTGTAATAACCCTGCCTTTTTCACGGGATATTGGGTTAATACTAGTTGAATTATTATTACCCTTGGCTACTGCTATTGGGCAAATCTTTAAATGGCTAAAGAAATTTTATTTGTCTTCTAGTTTTTTAATAATTATTTCTGTTATAGTAATAGTTTCACTCGATAAAATATATTATCGGTCGCAAGGGGAGGAAGGCGGATTTTTTCTGTACGTTTTTCTGATTCTGTTTATTTTTAATAAGACACTTCGCTACAGTACTTATTCTTCGTTGAAGAAGGCTATACTTTATTTGTATCCTATTTGCGGTATACTTTTCTGGTTTTTGAACTTCATACTATCAAAAAATATGAATGCTATGCACCAGATAAGCATTAATAGTATGTTTTTTATCAATGTTATTTTCGTTTTCGCAATCATGATGTTTCTTTTAATGTTACAGATTTCATTAAATAATAAGCTCGCTAAAAAAGTTCAAAATAAGCAACGGAAGATTGTAAAAATTATAGAAAAAAATAATTTCTATGCCATTAATGCAGGAATTGTTGCTGAAGAAAAAGAAAAGAAACGATTTTCTGAGGAGTTGCATGATAGCGTTGGTCAGTTATTGGCCACTACGATTTCAAATATGGATTTATTAACTATCGAAGAAACCTCTGATAAACTAACCCAGGAGACGGTTTCAAGCTGTATGGCATTGCTTCGTATGGCGATGAGTGAGGTTAGAAGCATTTCTCATAATTTAATGCCTGCAGTTCTAATTGATTTTGGGCTTTGTGAAGCAATAAACGGAGTATGCACTAATGCGCGATTAAAAAATGGATTAAAAATTGTGTTTTATAGCGAGCGCGATATAAAAAATGAGTTCAGGCCAGGTAACGAAATTTCTCTTCATCTGTATCGAATTGTACAAGAGTCGGTAGGCAACATACTCAAACACTCAGGTGCAACCAATGCAAGCATTACATTAATTAGCAACAGAGATCATTATGTGTTGAGTGTTATCGATGACGGAAAAGGTTTCTCAAATAACGCAAAACGTGGAAATGGGCTTTCTAACATTAAAAAACGTGCCTATGCAATTGGTGCCGAATTAATAATTGAAAGTGAACTGAGTATTGGTACCACCGTAACTGTAAATATTAAAAAAGACAAAAAAAATAATTTACATGAATGCAAACATGAGCTTGCCGAAAATTAG